From the Pseudomonas lalucatii genome, the window TGAACGGTCCTCCCGGGTCCAGGACCCGCCGGGTCAGGCCTCCAGCGCGCTGGCCGGGCCGAAGAACTCGTAGTGGCTCTGGCCCGGCGGCACGCCCAGCTCGCCCAGGTGGCGCTTGACCATCGCCATGAACGGCGTGGGTCCGAGGAAGTAGGCGTCCAGGTCGCGTTCGGCCGGCAGCCACTGGTCCAGCTGCTCGCGGCTGAGCAGGCCCTGGGCGTCCGCCGCATCGCCGGCGCGCGGCTCGCTGTAGCACACGTAGTGTTTGAGCTGCGGGTGCTCGATGGCCTGGCCGGCGACCCAGTCGCGGAAGGCATGCACCCCGCCGTGTCGGGCGCAGTGGATGAAGTGGATCGGCCGGCCGCTGCCGCGGGCCGCCTCGAGCATGCTCAGCGCCGGGGTGATGCCGACGCCGGCGCTGATCAGCACCAGCGGCTTGCTCGACGGCCGCAGCACGAAATCGCCGGCCGGGGCGAACAGCTCCAGGCGCTCGCCGACCTGCAACTGGTCGTGCAGGTAGTTGGACACCCGCCCGCCGGCTTCACGCTTGACGCTGATGCGGTACTCGCGGCCGTTGCCCAGGGCCGACAGCGAGTAGTTGCGGCGCAGCTCCTCGCCGCCTTGCAGCAGGCGCAGGCCGATGTACTGGCCCGGCTGGAAGTCCAGCAGCGCGCCGCCGTCCTCGGGGGCCAGGTACAGCGAGACGATCTCCTCGCTCTCCACCACCCTGCGCGCCAGGCGGAAGCCACGGGCGCCGCGCCAGCCGCCGGGGGCCTCGGCATTGGCGGCGTAGGCCTGCTCCTCGGCGCCGATCAGCAGGTCGGCCAGCTGGCCGTAGGCGGCGGCCCAGGCATCGATCACCGCGTCGGTGGCGATCTCCGCGCCGAGCACCTCGCGGATCGCCCGCAGCAGGCAGCTGCCGACGATCGGGTAGTGCTCGGGGAGGATCTGCAGCGACACGTGCTTGTTGACGATCTGCCCGACCAGCGGGCCGAGGGCCTCGAGCCGGTCGATATGCCGGGCGTACATCAGCACCGCGTTGGCCAGGGCCCGCTGCTGCTGGCCGCTGGCCTGGTGGGCCTGGTTGAACAACGCGCGCACCTCGGGGTACTCGGCGAACATCAGCCGGTAGAAGTGTCGGGTCAGGGCCTCGCCGCCGCTTTCCAGCAGCGGTACCGTGGCTTTGATCAGGGTGCGGTGGTCGGCGGTGAGCATCGGTGGCTTTCCTCTGGCTTGGGGCGGCGCCTGGCGCGGTGGGCCGGGACGTGCGCTGCGTGATAACGTGGTTGCACCCTGGCTATCGCAGGACTCGTGCCAGATTTAATTTCCTTATATTTCAGTTAGTTAAATATTTAGCTGTCTTTATGACAGCTAGTCGTGACGAGTCTCAATGACTCGAAGTGGTCCTTATGACAGCAAATGCCCTGCTCACCGCGTTGATCCCGCTGGTCGCCGACCTGTCCCGCGAACTGCCCGAGGCCGAGCGCTACCGGCGCCTGCTCGAGGCCCTGCGCCAGCTGTTGCCCTGCGACGCGGTGGCCCTGCTCCGGCTCGACGGCGAGGTGCTGGTGCCGCTGGCGGTCGAGGGCCTCAGCGCCGACACCCTCGGTCGGCGCTTCAAACTGGCCGAGCATCCGCGCCTCAAAGCCCTGCTGGAACGCCGCGGGCCGACCCGTTTCGCCGCCGACTGCGGCCTGCCCGACCCCTACGACGGCCTGGTGGAAGGCCACCGCGGGCACCTGGAAGTGCACGATTGCCTGGGTTGTCCGCTGTACCTGCAGGATCGCCCTTGGGGCCTGCTGACCCTCGATGCCCTGGACCCGGCGCGTTTCGGCAGCGCCGACCTGGACAGCCTGGAGGCCTTTGCCAGCCTGGCCGCGGCCACGGTGATGGCCAGCGAGCGGATCAACGGCCTGCTGCGCCGGGTCGAGGACGAACACCGCCTGGCCGAGGTCTACAAGCGGGCGGCCGACCAGCATCAGGCGCGCGAGCTGATCGGCCAGAGCGCCGCGCACAAGCGGCTGCTGCAGGAGATCGCCCTGGTCGGCGACAGCGAGCTGACGGTGCTGATCGGCGGCGAAACCGGCGCCGGCAAGGAACTGGTGGCCGAGGCCATCCACGCCGCCTCGCCGCGGGCGCAACGGCCGCTGATCAGCCTCAACTGCGCCGCCCTGCCCGATACCCTGGTGGAGAGCGAGCTGTTCGGTCACGTGCGCGGCGCCTTCTCCGGGGCGCTCAGCGAGCGCAGCGGCAAGTTCGAGCTGGCCGACGGCGGCAGCCTGTTCCTCGACGAGGTCGGCGAACTGCCCCTGGCGGCGCAGGCCAAGCTGCTGCGCGTGCTGCAGAGCGGCCAGCTGCAGCGGGTCGGCTCGGACCGCGAGCACCGGGTCAATGTGCGGGTGCTGGCGGCGAGCAACCGCGACCTGGCCGAGGAGGTGCGCGCCGGGCGCTTTCGCGCCGACCTCTACCATCGTCTGAGCGTCTACCCGCTGCGGGTGCCGGCGCTGCGCGAGCGTGGCCGCGACGTGCTGCTGCTGGCCGGCTATTTCCTCGAGGAGAACCGCGCGCGCCTGGGGTTGCGCAGCCTGCGCCTGAGCGGCGACGCGCAGAAGGCCCTGCTGGGCCACGACTGGCCGGGCAATGTGCGCGAACTGGAGCACCTGATCGGCCGCGCCGCGCTCAAGGCCCTGTCGGCCTGCGCCGAGCGCCCGCGCATCCTCAGCATCGATGCCGCGGCGCTGGACCTGCCCGGCCACCAGGACCCGGCGGAAACGGCCGCGCCGCCGCCGGCGCAGGTCCCCGCCGGCCTGCCGCTGCGCGCCGCCGTGGATGCCTACCAGAAGCAGCTGGTCGGCGCGGCCCTGGCGCGTCACGCGCACAGCTGGGCCGAGGCCGCCCGCGAACTGGGGGTGGATCGTGCCAACCTGCTGCGCCTGGCCAGGCGCCTGGGCCTGAGATAGCCGGGCTGCGGCTGCCCGACTTTACTTCATATGCGCTTGGCCATATATTCGTTTGCCCATATATGGCGGCGTGCCTCATGCGCGTCGCCCAGCCTGCGAGCTCGCCATGGACGATCAACTGACACCCACCGCCCTGTTCAAATGCCTGGCCGACGACACCCGGGCGCGCCTGATGCTGCTGATCGCCGGCGAGCGGGAGCTGTGCGTGTGCGAGCTGACCTGCGCCCTGGGCGAGAGCCAGCCGAAGGTCTCGCGGCACCTGGCGCAGCTGCGCAGCGCCGGCCTGCTGGCCGACCGGCGCCAGGGCCAATGGGTCTATTACCGCCTGCACCCGGCCCTGGCCGACTGGGTGCTGGCGCTGCTGCACACCACCCTGGCGGCCAACCGGCCCTGGCTCAGCGCCGCCGAGCGGCGCCTCGCCGCCATGGGCGAGCGCCCGCAGCGCCTGGCCGTCTGCTGCTGACCCCCAGCCTTTCCATTCGGGAGTACGACATGAGCATCAAAGTAGGTATCAACGGCTTCGGCCGCATCGGTCGCCTGGCCCTGCGCGCGGCCTGGGACTGGCCGGAGCTGGAGTTCGTGCAGATCAACGATCCGGCCGGCGACGCGGCGACCCACGCCCACCTGCTGAACTTCGATTCGGTGCACGGCCGCTGGCAGCACGAGGCGAGCAGCGACGGCGACTGCCTGCTGATCGCTGGCAAGCGCATCCCGGTGACCGCCAACAAGGCCATCGCCGACAGCGACTGGTCGGGCTGCGACCTGGTGATCGAGGCCAGCGGCAAGATGAAGACCGTCGCGGTGCTTCAGGCCTACCTGGACCAGGGGGTGAAGCGCGTGGTGGTCAGCGCCCCGGTCAAGGAGGCCGGCGCGCTGAACGTGGTCATGGGAGTCAACCAGGACCTGTTCGACCCGGCCGTGCACCGCATCGTCACCGCCGCCTCCTGCACCACCAACTGCCTGGCCCCGGTGGTCAAGGTGATCCACGAGCACCTGGGCATCCGCCACGGCTCGATCACCACCATCCACGACCTGACCAACACCCAGAGCATCCTCGACCAGCCGCACAAGGACCTGCGCCGCGCCCGCGCCTGCGGCATGAGCCTGATCCCCACCAGCACCGGCTCGGCCACCGCCATCGCCGAGATCTTCCCGGAGCTGCGCGGCAAGCTCAACGGCCACGCGGTGCGCGTGCCCCTGGCCAACGCCTCGCTGACCGACTGCGTGTTCGAGGTCGAGCGCGCCACCACGGTGGAGGAGGTCAACGCCCTGCTCAAGGCCGCCGCCGCCGGCCCGCTCAAGGGCATCCTCGGCTATGAGGAACGGCCGCTGGTGTCCATCGACTACCGCACCGACCCGCGTTCCTCGATCATCGACGCGCCATCGACCCTGGTGATCGGTGGCACCCAGGTCAAGCTCTACGCCTGGTACGACAACGAATGGGGCTACGCCAACCGCACCGCCGAGCTGGCGCGCCTGGTCGGCCTGGCCGGCTGACAGAGCCCCCGGCGCCAGCGCAGCGACGCCCATCGCCCGGTCACAGGTTCGTAGGATGGGTCGAGCGCAGCGACACCCATCGAAATTGCCCCTGCACAGGACTCCTTGGATGCACGCCTTGTCCCGCCTGGCCCCCGAGGTCCGCCAGTACCTGCTGGTGACCGGCAACTACTGGGCCTTCACCCTCACCGACGGCGCCCTGCGCATGCTGGTGGTGCTGCATTTCCACGGCCTGGGTTACTCGCCGCTGCAGATCGCCGCGCTGTTCCTCGGCTACGAGCTGTTCGGCGTGGTCACCAACCTGCTCGGCGGCTACCTCGGCGCGCGCCTCGGGCTGAACCGCACCATGCATATCGGCCTGGCCCTGCAGGTGCTCGCCCTGCTGATGTTGACGGTGCCCACGGCCTGGCTCGGCATGGCCTGGGTGATGGCGGCCCAGGCCCTGTCCGGAATCGCCAAGGACCTCAACAAGATGAGCGCCAAGAGCTCGATCAAGTTGCTGGTGGCCGATGGCGGGCAGGGCCGGCTGTATCACTGGGTGGCGCTGCTCACCGGCTCGAAGAACGCCCTCAAGGGCGTCGGCTTCTTCCTCGGCGGTGCGCTGCTGGCGCTGCTCGGCTTTCGCGGCGCGCTGCTGCTGATGGCCGCGCTGCTGGCGCTGATCTGGCTGGGCAGCGTGCTCCACCTCGGCCGCGACCTGGGCAGGGCCAAGGCCAAGCCGAAGTTTCGCGAGCTGCTGTCCAAGAGCCGGGCGATCAACAGCCTCTCGGCGGCCCGGCTGTTCCTCTTCGGCGCCCGCGACGTGTGGTTCGTGGTGGCGTTGCCGGTGTACCTGGCCACGGTCTTCGGCTGGGACTTCTGGCAGGTGGGCGGCTTTCTCGCCCTGTGGGTCATCGGCTACGGCGGGGTCCAGTCCCTGGCGCCGGCCATCACCGGCAAGCGCCGCGGGCAGGTTCCGGACGGGCGCGCCGCCTGCGCCTGGGCCCTGGCCCTGGCCGCGCTGCCGGCCGCCATCGCCCTGGGCCTGAACAGCGGCCTGCCGGCCCAGGTGGTGCTGCTGGGGGGGCTGCTGCTGTTCGGCGTGCTGTTCGCGGTGAACTCCTCGCTGCACAGTTACCTGATCGTGTCCTACGCGCGGGAGGATGGGGTGTCGCTGGACGTCGGCTTCTACTACATGTCCAACGCCCTCGGCCGCCTGCTCGGCACCCTGCTCTCCGGCTGGGTCTACCAGGCCCATGGCCTGGCGGCCTGCCTGTGGATCTCCAGCGCCTGCGTGCTGCTGGCGGCGCTGATCTCCCTGGCCCTGCCGCGGCACGCGGCGGACGGCAGCTAGGTGCACGGCCGAGGTGCTGCTCAGAACGACAAAAGGCCCAGGTTTTCACCTGGGCCTTTTGCTTGAGATGGCGCATCCAGCGGGATTCGAACCCACGACCTGAGAGGCGCCTTTTTTGCTGGTCTTCTAGCTTCGCGCTAACTGAGTGGATCACTCTACTGGGTCAGTTTTCGGTCAGCGGCAACAGAACAGGTCGTTGGCCAGGCTGCTGCCGCTGGTCCCGGCCACCGCCAGCCAGCCGTTGTCGCCACTAACCTGCTGCAGGCCGAGATGCAGGGTGTGCGGCAACACTCCATCGACCAGTGCACCGCCTCGTCCAAAACTTCAGATCCTGAAAAGAGGCCCGTCACGAGGGCGGGCCGAAGCACATGGAGCAAGGGGTAGCGATTCCTCAGAGTAGCGACAGTGGGTAGTTGAAGATCAGGCGATTCTCGTCGAACTCGTTGCTACTGAAGTCGCGGCGCACGCTGGAGTTTCGCCACTTCATCGACAGGTTCTTGAAGGTGCCGCTCTGGATCACGTAGGCCAGCTCGGTATCGCGGATCCACTCCTTACCATCATCGATGGCGCCGACGTGCACGTTGTCGCCGCTGATGTAGCGGTTCATCAGGGTCAGACCGGGAATGCCGAAGGCTGCGAAGTTGTAGTCGTAACGCACCTGCCAGGAACGCTCCTGGGCGTTGTCGAAGCTGGCGTTGAAGCTGTCGTTGCCCAGGCTGCCGCCGCTGGTGCCATTGACCCGCATCCAGCCGGTGTCGCCGCCGACCTTCTGCAGACCGAGGTAGAAGCTGTGGCCGCCGGTCTTGGCGGAGAACAGGCCGGAGTAGACCTTGTTGTCCAGGTCACCGGCCAGCGCGCTGCCGTCGTCCTCGCCCTGGAAGTAACCGAGGTTGGCGCCCAGGGTCCAGGCGCCGACCGGCTGGCTGTGCACCAGGTTGAGGTACTGCTGGTCGTAGATGTCCTGCAGTTCGGCATGCCACAAGCCGACCAAGGTGCGCTCCTGGTTGAACCTGTACTCGGCGCCGGCGAAGTTGAATCGGTCGGAGAAGAACTTGCCCAAACCGATGTCTTCCATGCTGGCATCGTTGCGCAGGCTGCTGCCGCGGAACTGGCCGGCGTAGAGGCTTAGGCCGGCAAGCTCGTTGGACGTGAGCTGGGCGCCCTCGAACGTCTGCGGCAACGATCGGCCGTCATCGGCACGCAGGATCGGCAGCACCGGTTGCCATTCGCCAACCTTCAGCTCGGTCTTCGACAGCCTGGTCTTGGCGGCCACCGCCAGGCGCCCGTAGTCGTCGGCCGGGCGGCCATCGTCATGCACCGGCAGCAGGCCGGTGTTGCGCGTGCCGCGGCCACCGTCCAGCTTGAACGCGCTCATGCCCAGCAGGTCGGCGCCGAAGCCGAGCGTACCTTGGGTAAAACCGGAACGGGCATCGAGGATGAAGCTCTGGGTCCATTCCTCGGCCTTGGCCTGGCTGTTGGCCGGGTCGACGAAGTTGCGGTTGATGTAGAAGTTGCGCAGACCCAGGTTGACCTTGGCGTCTTCGACGAAGCCCTGCTCGGCGGCCAGGGTCGGTACGGCGCCGGCGGCCAGGGCCAGGCCGAGGGCGAGCCGCAGCGGGGTCAGTCGGGGCAAAGCGGGCACGGCGGTTACGGGGAATGTCATTGTTATGGGTCTCCCAAGTTTTCTAGACAAGGCCGTCCCCCTTCGGGCCGAACGGCCCAGTGGCGCAGAGCATCGGAAAGGGGTCAGGCAACGGCTGCGGCCAGACACGGCCGCACTTCGCGCCGCCGCCGGGGCGGGGCGCAAAAAACGGTTCGCAGGTAAGGGGTCGCGGCCCCGGGCTAGTGTCCTGAATAAGAAGTTGGCTGTTTAATCTTGGCGGCGTCTTTAGCCGCTGGGCCGCGTTTCCGCTCCTCGCCACGGCTCTGCCATGACTCGTCGCGGCGCCTAGCCCGGCAACAACATCCACTCGCCAGTTCTTGAGCGAATGTCCAGCTCAGGACACTAGCGAATGCCATCCCTGATACTGCTGAAATAGGCATCCGTGCCAATCTGGCCGCCCTTCAGAGCAATCTGCAGGCCGTCGAACGCGGGGTTTTCGCTGTAGGCCGTGCAGAG encodes:
- the norR gene encoding nitric oxide reductase transcriptional regulator NorR yields the protein MTANALLTALIPLVADLSRELPEAERYRRLLEALRQLLPCDAVALLRLDGEVLVPLAVEGLSADTLGRRFKLAEHPRLKALLERRGPTRFAADCGLPDPYDGLVEGHRGHLEVHDCLGCPLYLQDRPWGLLTLDALDPARFGSADLDSLEAFASLAAATVMASERINGLLRRVEDEHRLAEVYKRAADQHQARELIGQSAAHKRLLQEIALVGDSELTVLIGGETGAGKELVAEAIHAASPRAQRPLISLNCAALPDTLVESELFGHVRGAFSGALSERSGKFELADGGSLFLDEVGELPLAAQAKLLRVLQSGQLQRVGSDREHRVNVRVLAASNRDLAEEVRAGRFRADLYHRLSVYPLRVPALRERGRDVLLLAGYFLEENRARLGLRSLRLSGDAQKALLGHDWPGNVRELEHLIGRAALKALSACAERPRILSIDAAALDLPGHQDPAETAAPPPAQVPAGLPLRAAVDAYQKQLVGAALARHAHSWAEAARELGVDRANLLRLARRLGLR
- the arsJ gene encoding organoarsenical effux MFS transporter ArsJ — protein: MHALSRLAPEVRQYLLVTGNYWAFTLTDGALRMLVVLHFHGLGYSPLQIAALFLGYELFGVVTNLLGGYLGARLGLNRTMHIGLALQVLALLMLTVPTAWLGMAWVMAAQALSGIAKDLNKMSAKSSIKLLVADGGQGRLYHWVALLTGSKNALKGVGFFLGGALLALLGFRGALLLMAALLALIWLGSVLHLGRDLGRAKAKPKFRELLSKSRAINSLSAARLFLFGARDVWFVVALPVYLATVFGWDFWQVGGFLALWVIGYGGVQSLAPAITGKRRGQVPDGRAACAWALALAALPAAIALGLNSGLPAQVVLLGGLLLFGVLFAVNSSLHSYLIVSYAREDGVSLDVGFYYMSNALGRLLGTLLSGWVYQAHGLAACLWISSACVLLAALISLALPRHAADGS
- the hmpA gene encoding NO-inducible flavohemoprotein, with protein sequence MLTADHRTLIKATVPLLESGGEALTRHFYRLMFAEYPEVRALFNQAHQASGQQQRALANAVLMYARHIDRLEALGPLVGQIVNKHVSLQILPEHYPIVGSCLLRAIREVLGAEIATDAVIDAWAAAYGQLADLLIGAEEQAYAANAEAPGGWRGARGFRLARRVVESEEIVSLYLAPEDGGALLDFQPGQYIGLRLLQGGEELRRNYSLSALGNGREYRISVKREAGGRVSNYLHDQLQVGERLELFAPAGDFVLRPSSKPLVLISAGVGITPALSMLEAARGSGRPIHFIHCARHGGVHAFRDWVAGQAIEHPQLKHYVCYSEPRAGDAADAQGLLSREQLDQWLPAERDLDAYFLGPTPFMAMVKRHLGELGVPPGQSHYEFFGPASALEA
- a CDS encoding metalloregulator ArsR/SmtB family transcription factor, with the protein product MDDQLTPTALFKCLADDTRARLMLLIAGERELCVCELTCALGESQPKVSRHLAQLRSAGLLADRRQGQWVYYRLHPALADWVLALLHTTLAANRPWLSAAERRLAAMGERPQRLAVCC
- a CDS encoding ArsJ-associated glyceraldehyde-3-phosphate dehydrogenase translates to MSIKVGINGFGRIGRLALRAAWDWPELEFVQINDPAGDAATHAHLLNFDSVHGRWQHEASSDGDCLLIAGKRIPVTANKAIADSDWSGCDLVIEASGKMKTVAVLQAYLDQGVKRVVVSAPVKEAGALNVVMGVNQDLFDPAVHRIVTAASCTTNCLAPVVKVIHEHLGIRHGSITTIHDLTNTQSILDQPHKDLRRARACGMSLIPTSTGSATAIAEIFPELRGKLNGHAVRVPLANASLTDCVFEVERATTVEEVNALLKAAAAGPLKGILGYEERPLVSIDYRTDPRSSIIDAPSTLVIGGTQVKLYAWYDNEWGYANRTAELARLVGLAG
- a CDS encoding OprD family porin → MTFPVTAVPALPRLTPLRLALGLALAAGAVPTLAAEQGFVEDAKVNLGLRNFYINRNFVDPANSQAKAEEWTQSFILDARSGFTQGTLGFGADLLGMSAFKLDGGRGTRNTGLLPVHDDGRPADDYGRLAVAAKTRLSKTELKVGEWQPVLPILRADDGRSLPQTFEGAQLTSNELAGLSLYAGQFRGSSLRNDASMEDIGLGKFFSDRFNFAGAEYRFNQERTLVGLWHAELQDIYDQQYLNLVHSQPVGAWTLGANLGYFQGEDDGSALAGDLDNKVYSGLFSAKTGGHSFYLGLQKVGGDTGWMRVNGTSGGSLGNDSFNASFDNAQERSWQVRYDYNFAAFGIPGLTLMNRYISGDNVHVGAIDDGKEWIRDTELAYVIQSGTFKNLSMKWRNSSVRRDFSSNEFDENRLIFNYPLSLL
- a CDS encoding OprD family porin, translated to MLPHTLHLGLQQVSGDNGWLAVAGTSGSSLANDLFCCR